Proteins encoded by one window of Arabidopsis thaliana chromosome 2, partial sequence:
- a CDS encoding GDSL-like Lipase/Acylhydrolase superfamily protein (GDSL-like Lipase/Acylhydrolase superfamily protein; FUNCTIONS IN: lipase activity, hydrolase activity, acting on ester bonds; INVOLVED IN: lipid metabolic process; LOCATED IN: endomembrane system; EXPRESSED IN: 6 plant structures; EXPRESSED DURING: L mature pollen stage, M germinated pollen stage, 4 anthesis, petal differentiation and expansion stage; CONTAINS InterPro DOMAIN/s: Lipase, GDSL (InterPro:IPR001087); BEST Arabidopsis thaliana protein match is: GDSL-like Lipase/Acylhydrolase superfamily protein (TAIR:AT2G19050.1); Has 3200 Blast hits to 3166 proteins in 126 species: Archae - 0; Bacteria - 149; Metazoa - 0; Fungi - 4; Plants - 3035; Viruses - 0; Other Eukaryotes - 12 (source: NCBI BLink).), producing the protein MVERMSKACWLVAAIIFTAATVVYGQQAPCFFVFGDSMSDNGNNNNLKSEAKVNFSPYGNDFPKGPTGRFSNGRTIPDIIGELSGFKDFIPPFAEASPEQAHTGMNYASGGSGLREETSEHLGDRISIRKQLQNHKTSITKANVPAERLQQCLYMINIGSNDYINNYFMSKPYNTKRRYTPKQYAYSLIIIYRSHLKNLHRLGARKVAVFGLSQIGCTPKIMKSHSDGKICSREVNEAVKIFNKNLDDLVMDFNKKVRGAKFTYVDLFSGGDPQAFIFLGFKVGGKSCCTVNPGEELCVPNQPVCANRTEYVFWDDLHSTEATNMVVAKGSFDGIISKPYSIAQLAKE; encoded by the exons ATGGTTGAAAGAATGTCTAAAGCTTGTTGGTTAGTTGCTGCCATCATATTTACAGCGGCCACGGTGGTTTACGGACAACAAGCGCCGTGTTTCTTCGTTTTTGGAGACTCAATGTCCGATAATGGCAATAATAATAACTTGAAATCCGAGGCAAAAGTCAACTTTTCACCTTATGGTAATGACTTTCCTAAAGGCCCGACCGGCCGTTTTTCAAATGGCCGCACTATCCCTGATATTATCG GTGAATTATCCGGTTTTAAGGATTTTATACCGCCATTCGCCGAAGCATCACCTGAACAAGCTCACACCGGGATGAACTACGCTTCCGGTGGAAGTGGACTTCGTGAAGAAACTAGCGAACACTTG gGAGATAGAATCAGTATAAGAAAGCAACTACAAAATCACAAGACGTCCATAACGAAAGCGAATGTACCAGCAGAAAGATTGCAACAATGTCTCTACATGATCAACATTGGAAGCAACGATTACATCAACAATTACTTCATGTCAAAGCCGTACAACACTAAACGACGCTACACTCCTAAACAATACGCATATTCTCTCATTATTATTTACCGTTCCCACTTAAAG AATTTGCACCGTCTAGGAGCGAGGAAGGTGGCAGTTTTCGGACTCAGCCAGATTGGGTGCACACCAAAGATAATGAAGTCACACAGTGACGGTAAAATCTGTTCCCGCGAAGTGAATGAAGCAGTGAAGATTTTTAATAAGAACCTTGACGACCTTGTCATGGATTTCAATAAGAAGGTCAGAGGTGCAAAGTTTACCTACGTCGATCTTTTCTCCGGTGGAGATCCCCAAGCCTTCATTTTCCTAG GATTTAAGGTTGGAGGTAAGAGTTGTTGCACAGTAAACCCGGGGGAAGAACTTTGTGTCCCAAACCAGCCGGTTTGTGCAAACAGGACTGAATATGTCTTTTGGGATGATCTTCACAGCACGGAAGCCACTAATATGGTAGTGGCGAAGGGCTCGTTCGACGGAATCATAAGTAAACCGTATAGTATCGCCCAGCTTGCGAAGGAATAG
- the TXND9 gene encoding thioredoxin-like/ATP-binding protein (thioredoxin domain-containing protein 9 homolog (TXND9); INVOLVED IN: cell redox homeostasis; LOCATED IN: cellular_component unknown; EXPRESSED IN: 23 plant structures; EXPRESSED DURING: 15 growth stages; CONTAINS InterPro DOMAIN/s: Thioredoxin fold (InterPro:IPR012335), Thioredoxin-like fold (InterPro:IPR012336), Thioredoxin domain (InterPro:IPR013766); BEST Arabidopsis thaliana protein match is: Thioredoxin superfamily protein (TAIR:AT3G25580.1); Has 1035 Blast hits to 1035 proteins in 264 species: Archae - 10; Bacteria - 75; Metazoa - 396; Fungi - 154; Plants - 221; Viruses - 0; Other Eukaryotes - 179 (source: NCBI BLink).): MANPIQEILEKQVLTVAKAMEDKIDDEIASLEKLDEDDLEVLRERRLKQMKKMAEKKKRWISLGHGEYSEIHSEKDFFSVVKASERVVCHFYRENWPCKVMDKHMSILAKQHIETRFVKIQAEKSPFLAERLKIVVLPTLALIKNTKVDDYVVGFNELGGKDDFSTEDLEERIARAQVIHYDGESSSLKPKSTTQVRRNVRQSARSDSDSE, from the exons ATGGCGAATCCTATTCAAGAG ATTCTGGAGAAGCAAGTTCTAACGGTGGCTAAAGCTATGGAAGATAAGATAGACGACGAGATCGCCTCTTTAGAAAAGCTTGACGAGGACGATCTAGAggttttgagagagagaaggttaaagcaaatgaagaaaatggcagagaagaagaaacgttGGATTAGTCTTGGACATGGTGAATACTCTGAGATCCATTCTGAGAAAGACTTCTTCTCCGTCGTTAAAGCCAGCGAACGCGTCGTCTGCCATTTCTACCGCGAGAATTGGCCATGTAAA GTGATGGATAAGCACATGAGTATATTGGCAAAGCAACACATTGAGACACGTTTTGTGAAGATCCAAGCTGAGAAAAGTCCGTTCTTGGCTGAGAGGCTCAAGATTGTTGTTCTACCTACTCTTGCACTTATTAAGAACACTAAAGTCGATGATTATGTG GTTGGGTTCAATGAGCTTGGAGGGAAAGATGATTTCAGCACTGAGGATTTGGAAGAGAGAATAGCTAGAGCGCAAGTGATTCATTACGATGGAGAGTCATCGTCGCTTAAACCAAAGTCGACAACACAAGTTAGAAGGAATGTGAGGCAGAGTGCTCGTTCAGATTCAGACTCCGAATAG
- a CDS encoding GDSL-like Lipase/Acylhydrolase superfamily protein (GDSL-like Lipase/Acylhydrolase superfamily protein; FUNCTIONS IN: lipase activity, hydrolase activity, acting on ester bonds; INVOLVED IN: lipid metabolic process; LOCATED IN: endomembrane system; EXPRESSED IN: sepal, male gametophyte, pollen tube; EXPRESSED DURING: L mature pollen stage, M germinated pollen stage, 4 anthesis; CONTAINS InterPro DOMAIN/s: Lipase, GDSL (InterPro:IPR001087); BEST Arabidopsis thaliana protein match is: SGNH hydrolase-type esterase superfamily protein (TAIR:AT2G19060.1); Has 3204 Blast hits to 3171 proteins in 126 species: Archae - 0; Bacteria - 159; Metazoa - 0; Fungi - 8; Plants - 3033; Viruses - 0; Other Eukaryotes - 4 (source: NCBI BLink).) — MAEAIFKALLLVIATTAFATTEAALGQRVPCYFVFGDSVFDNGNNNVLNTSAKVNYSPYGIDFARGPTGRFSNGRNIPDIIAELMRFSDYIPPFTGASPEQAHIGINYASGGGGIREETSQHLGEIISFKKQIKNHRSMIMTAKVPEEKLNKCLYTINIGSNDYLNNYFMPAPYMTNKKFSFDEYADSLIRSYRSYLKSLYVLGARKVAVFGVSKLGCTPRMIASHGGGNGCAAEVNKAVEPFNKNLKALVYEFNRDFADAKFTFVDIFSGQSPFAFFMLGFRVTDKSCCTVKPGEELCATNEPVCPVQRRYVYWDNVHSTEAANMVVAKAAYAGLITSPYSLSWLARL, encoded by the exons atgGCCGAGGCAATATTCAAAGCGTTGTTGTTGGTCATTGCGACCACCGCATTTGCAACGACCGAGGCGGCTCTTGGACAGCGAGTGCCTTGCTATTTTGTTTTCGGAGACTCCGTCTTCGACAATGGTAACAACAATGTCCTGAATACCTCGGCCAAAGTCAACTATTCACCCTACGGTATTGATTTTGCTAGAGGTCCTACCGGCCGTTTCAGCAATGGTCGTAACATTCCTGACATTATCG CTGAGCTAATGAGATTCAGTGATTACATTCCACCGTTCACGGGAGCATCACCGGAACAAGCTCACATCGGAATAAACTACGCTTCTGGTGGAGGCGGAATACGTGAAGAAACTAGCCAACATTTG GGTGAAATAATCAGttttaaaaagcaaataaagaaTCACCGGTCGATGATTATGACGGCTAAGGTTCCAGAGGAGAAGCTGAATAAATGTCTATACACAATTAATATTGGAAGCAATGATTATCTCAACAACTATTTTATGCCGGCTCCATATATGACCAATAAGAAGTTCAGTTTCGATGAATATGCAGATTCTCTCATTCGAAGTTATCGCTCTTATTTGAAG TCATTGTACGTTCTAGGAGCAAGGAAGGTCGCTGTGTTTGGGGTGAGTAAGCTCGGATGCACGCCGCGTATGATTGCCTCCCATGGTGGTGGTAATGGTTGTGCTGCTGAAGTGAACAAAGCTGTAGAACCTTTCAATAAGAACCTCAAAGCTCTTGTCTATGAATTCAACCGAGATTTTGCTGATGCTAAGTTCACCTTCGTTGATATCTTTAGCGGCCAAAGTCCTTTCGCGTTTTTCATGTTAG ggtttagggtaacAGACAAAAGTTGTTGTACGGTAAAACCAGGGGAAGAACTTTGTGCGACAAATGAACCGGTCTGTCCAGTTCAAAGACGGTATGTGTACTGGGACAATGTCCACAGCACAGAAGCAGCCAATATGGTGGTTGCAAAGGCTGCTTATGCCGGACTCATTACGTCTCCTTACAGTCTTTCTTGGCTTGCAAGATTATAG
- a CDS encoding uncharacterized protein (unknown protein; FUNCTIONS IN: molecular_function unknown; INVOLVED IN: biological_process unknown; LOCATED IN: endomembrane system; EXPRESSED IN: 9 plant structures; EXPRESSED DURING: L mature pollen stage, M germinated pollen stage, 4 anthesis, C globular stage, petal differentiation and expansion stage; Has 71 Blast hits to 71 proteins in 12 species: Archae - 0; Bacteria - 0; Metazoa - 2; Fungi - 0; Plants - 69; Viruses - 0; Other Eukaryotes - 0 (source: NCBI BLink).) produces the protein MFTKSILLPFLLVIIFVSASQASRQLWDSGISEMFGSKSGFHHGFSGFSGSSGGAGGAGGSFGDMMNAGGAHTCSAQGACSGKKLTCPEECYKSTNVNKDGYKSTSRSGGCSFDCTTKCAATCSN, from the coding sequence atgtttacaaaatcaatccttttaccttttcttctgGTAATCATCTTCGTCTCAGCATCTCAAGCTAGTCGTCAACTCTGGGATAGTGGAATCAGCGAGATGTTTGGTTCCAAATCCGGGTTTCATCATGGATTTTCCGGGTTTTCGGGGTCCTCTGGAGGTGCTGGAGGTGCTGGAGGATCATTCGGAGATATGATGAATGCTGGAGGTGCACATACATGCTCGGCGCAAGGAGCTTGTAGCGGTAAGAAGCTGACATGTCCCGAGGAGTGCTACAAATCAACCAACGTTAACAAGGATGGTTATAAAAGCACCAGCCGCAGTGGAGGATGTTCATTTGACTGTACGACCAAGTGTGCCGCGACTTGTTCAAATTAA
- the RALFL13 gene encoding RALF-like 13 (RALF-like 13 (RALFL13); CONTAINS InterPro DOMAIN/s: Rapid ALkalinization Factor (InterPro:IPR008801); BEST Arabidopsis thaliana protein match is: ralf-like 11 (TAIR:AT2G19030.1); Has 46 Blast hits to 46 proteins in 7 species: Archae - 0; Bacteria - 0; Metazoa - 0; Fungi - 0; Plants - 46; Viruses - 0; Other Eukaryotes - 0 (source: NCBI BLink).), translating to MKAWVICLLVICAAVIAEPVESRNYIEYGAINKCAGPNPPPGCNPPGAEQKNPNPVNEYSRGCSKIHRCRRD from the coding sequence atgaaGGCATGGGTGATATGTTTGCTAGTGATTTGCGCGGCAGTGATTGCGGAACCAGTGGAGAGTCGGAATTACATAGAATATGGTGCGATTAACAAGTGCGCTGGTCCTAATCCTCCTCCGGGATGCAATCCTCCCGGGGCCGAACAGAAGAACCCTAATCCCGTTAACGAATATAGCCGTGGCTGCAGCAAAATTCATCGGTGCAGGCGTGACTGA
- the RALFL11 gene encoding ralf-like 11 (ralf-like 11 (RALFL11); CONTAINS InterPro DOMAIN/s: Rapid ALkalinization Factor (InterPro:IPR008801); BEST Arabidopsis thaliana protein match is: RALF-like 13 (TAIR:AT2G19045.1); Has 47 Blast hits to 47 proteins in 6 species: Archae - 0; Bacteria - 0; Metazoa - 0; Fungi - 0; Plants - 47; Viruses - 0; Other Eukaryotes - 0 (source: NCBI BLink).) — protein MKAWLICLLVICAAVIAEPVESRNYIEYGAINKCAGPNPPPGCNPPGAEQKNPTPVNEYSRGCSKIHRCRRD, from the coding sequence atgAAGGCATGGCTGATATGTTTGCTAGTGATTTGCGCGGCAGTGATTGCGGAACCAGTGGAGAGTCGGAATTACATAGAATATGGTGCGATTAACAAGTGTGCCGGTCCTAATCCTCCTCCGGGATGCAATCCTCCCGGGGCCGAACAAAAGAACCCTACTCCCGTTAACGAGTATAGCCGTGGCTGCAGCAAAATTCATCGGTGCAGGCGCGATTGA
- a CDS encoding GDSL-like Lipase/Acylhydrolase superfamily protein: MAEAIFKALLLVIATTAFATTEAALGQRVPCYFVFGDSVFDNGNNNVLNTSAKVNYSPYGIDFARGPTGRFSNGRNIPDIIAELMRFSDYIPPFTGASPEQAHIGINYASGGGGIREETSQHLGEIISFKKQIKNHRSMIMTAKVPEEKLNKCLYTINIGSNDYLNNYFMPAPYMTNKKFSFDEYADSLIRSYRSYLKSLYVLGARKVAVFGVSKLGCTPRMIASHGGGNGCAAEVNKAVEPFNKNLKALVYEFNRDFADAKFTFVDIFSGQSPFAFFMLGM; encoded by the exons atgGCCGAGGCAATATTCAAAGCGTTGTTGTTGGTCATTGCGACCACCGCATTTGCAACGACCGAGGCGGCTCTTGGACAGCGAGTGCCTTGCTATTTTGTTTTCGGAGACTCCGTCTTCGACAATGGTAACAACAATGTCCTGAATACCTCGGCCAAAGTCAACTATTCACCCTACGGTATTGATTTTGCTAGAGGTCCTACCGGCCGTTTCAGCAATGGTCGTAACATTCCTGACATTATCG CTGAGCTAATGAGATTCAGTGATTACATTCCACCGTTCACGGGAGCATCACCGGAACAAGCTCACATCGGAATAAACTACGCTTCTGGTGGAGGCGGAATACGTGAAGAAACTAGCCAACATTTG GGTGAAATAATCAGttttaaaaagcaaataaagaaTCACCGGTCGATGATTATGACGGCTAAGGTTCCAGAGGAGAAGCTGAATAAATGTCTATACACAATTAATATTGGAAGCAATGATTATCTCAACAACTATTTTATGCCGGCTCCATATATGACCAATAAGAAGTTCAGTTTCGATGAATATGCAGATTCTCTCATTCGAAGTTATCGCTCTTATTTGAAG TCATTGTACGTTCTAGGAGCAAGGAAGGTCGCTGTGTTTGGGGTGAGTAAGCTCGGATGCACGCCGCGTATGATTGCCTCCCATGGTGGTGGTAATGGTTGTGCTGCTGAAGTGAACAAAGCTGTAGAACCTTTCAATAAGAACCTCAAAGCTCTTGTCTATGAATTCAACCGAGATTTTGCTGATGCTAAGTTCACCTTCGTTGATATCTTTAGCGGCCAAAGTCCTTTCGCGTTTTTCATGTTAGGTATGTAA
- the RALFL12 gene encoding RALF-like 12 (RALF-like 12 (RALFL12); CONTAINS InterPro DOMAIN/s: Rapid ALkalinization Factor (InterPro:IPR008801); BEST Arabidopsis thaliana protein match is: ralf-like 11 (TAIR:AT2G19030.1); Has 31 Blast hits to 31 proteins in 5 species: Archae - 0; Bacteria - 0; Metazoa - 0; Fungi - 0; Plants - 31; Viruses - 0; Other Eukaryotes - 0 (source: NCBI BLink).): MKAWVIGLLVICAVVIAEPVESRNYIEYGAINKCAGPNPPPGCNPPGTEQKNPTPVNEYSRGCSKIHRCRRD; encoded by the coding sequence atgaaGGCATGGGTGATAGGTTTGCTAGTGATCTGCGCCGTGGTGATTGCGGAACCAGTGGAGAGTCGGAATTACATAGAATATGGTGCGATTAACAAGTGTGCCGGTCCTAATCCTCCTCCAGGATGCAATCCTCCCGGGACTGAACAAAAAAACCCTACTCCCGTTAACGAGTATAGCCGTGGCTGCAGCAAAATTCATCGGTGCAGGCGCGATTGA
- the RALFL10 gene encoding ralf-like 10 (ralf-like 10 (RALFL10); CONTAINS InterPro DOMAIN/s: Rapid ALkalinization Factor (InterPro:IPR008801); BEST Arabidopsis thaliana protein match is: ralf-like 11 (TAIR:AT2G19030.1); Has 33 Blast hits to 33 proteins in 5 species: Archae - 0; Bacteria - 0; Metazoa - 0; Fungi - 0; Plants - 33; Viruses - 0; Other Eukaryotes - 0 (source: NCBI BLink).) has protein sequence MKALVICLLVIFAAVIAVPVESRRKHLDYGVITKCAGPNPPPGCYPPGAQQKNPTPANEYRRGCSKITRCKRD, from the coding sequence atgaaGGCATTGGTGATATGTTTGCTAGTGATTTTCGCCGCGGTGATTGCGGTACCAGTGGAGAGTCGTCGGAAGCATCTAGACTATGGTGTGATTACCAAGTGCGCTGGTCCTAATCCTCCTCCAGGATGCTATCCTCCCGGAGCCCAACAGAAGAATCCTACTCCTGCTAACGAGTATAGACGTGGCTGCAGCAAAATTACTCGGTGCAAGCGCGATTGA
- a CDS encoding SGNH hydrolase-type esterase superfamily protein (SGNH hydrolase-type esterase superfamily protein; FUNCTIONS IN: lipase activity, hydrolase activity, acting on ester bonds; INVOLVED IN: lipid metabolic process; LOCATED IN: endomembrane system; EXPRESSED IN: root; CONTAINS InterPro DOMAIN/s: Lipase, GDSL (InterPro:IPR001087), Esterase, SGNH hydrolase-type (InterPro:IPR013830); BEST Arabidopsis thaliana protein match is: GDSL-like Lipase/Acylhydrolase superfamily protein (TAIR:AT2G19050.1); Has 3295 Blast hits to 3255 proteins in 153 species: Archae - 0; Bacteria - 219; Metazoa - 0; Fungi - 6; Plants - 3058; Viruses - 0; Other Eukaryotes - 12 (source: NCBI BLink).): MADKMFKALLWAFATAVVMAEAVRGQLVPCYFVFGDSVFDNGNNNELDTLAKVNYSPYGIDFARGPTGRFSNGRNIPDFIAEELRISYDIPPFTRASTEQAHTGINYASGGAGLLEETSQHLGERISFEKQITNHRKMIMTAGVPPEKLKKCLYTINIGSNDYLNNYFMPAPYTTNENFSFDEYADFLIQSYRSYLKSLYVLGARKVAVFGVSKLGCTPRMIASHGGGKGCATEVNKAVEPFNKKLKDLISEFNRISVVDHAKFTFVDLFSSQNPIEYFILGFTVTDKSCCTVESGQELCAANKPVCPNRERYVYWDNVHSTEAANKVVVKAAFAGLITSPISILLLVL, encoded by the exons atggCCGATAAAATGTTCAAAGCATTGTTGTGGGCTTTTGCCACGGCGGTTGTGATGGCCGAGGCTGTTCGTGGACAACTAGTCCCTTGCTATTTCGTTTTCGGAGACTCTGTCTTCGACAATGGTAACAACAATGAGTTGGATACCCTGGCCAAAGTCAACTATTCACCTTACGGTATTGATTTTGCTAGAGGTCCTACCGGGAGGTTCAGCAATGGTCGTAATATTCCCGACTTTATCG CTGAAGAATTGAGAATTAGTTATGACATTCCACCATTCACCAGAGCATCGACGGAACAAGCTCACACCGGAATAAATTACGCTTCTGGTGGTGCCGGACTTCTCGAAGAAACTAGCCAACATTTA GGTGAAAGAATCAGTTTTGAAAAGCAAATAACTAATCACCGGAAGATGATTATGACGGCGGGAGTTCCACCGGAGAAGCTTAAGAAGTGTCTATATACAATTAATATTGGAAGCAATGATTATCTCAACAACTATTTCATGCCGGCTCCCTACACTACCAatgaaaatttcagtttcgaTGAATATGCTGATTTTCTCATTCAAAGTTATCGCTCTTATTTGAAG TCATTGTACGTCTTAGGAGCAAGGAAGGTAGCGGTCTTTGGGGTGAGTAAGCTTGGGTGCACGCCGCGGATGATCGCCTCCCATGGTGGAGGTAAAGGCTGCGCTACTGAAGTGAACAAAGCTGTCGAACCTTTCAACAAGAAACTTAAAGATCTCATCTCTGAATTCAACAGAATCAGTGTTGTTGATCATGCTAAGTTCACCTTTGTTGATCTTTTCAGCAGCCAAAATCCTATTGAGTATTTCATTTTAG GATTTACGGTAACAGACAAAAGTTGTTGTACGGTAGAATCAGGGCAAGAACTTTGTGCCGCAAATAAACCGGTTTGTCCGAATCGAGAACGGTACGTCTACTGGGACAATGTCCATAGCACAGAAGCAGCTAATAAGGTCGTTGTAAAGGCTGCGTTTGCCGGACTCATTACGTCTCCTATAAGCATTTTACTGCTTGTACTATAA
- a CDS encoding GDSL-like Lipase/Acylhydrolase superfamily protein, translated as MTTLMNKILLLFFNKYFLCSISCFILFLKNMVERMSKACWLVAAIIFTAATVVYGQQAPCFFVFGDSMSDNGNNNNLKSEAKVNFSPYGNDFPKGPTGRFSNGRTIPDIIGELSGFKDFIPPFAEASPEQAHTGMNYASGGSGLREETSEHLGDRISIRKQLQNHKTSITKANVPAERLQQCLYMINIGSNDYINNYFMSKPYNTKRRYTPKQYAYSLIIIYRSHLKNLHRLGARKVAVFGLSQIGCTPKIMKSHSDGKICSREVNEAVKIFNKNLDDLVMDFNKKVRGAKFTYVDLFSGGDPQAFIFLGFKVGGKSCCTVNPGEELCVPNQPVCANRTEYVFWDDLHSTEATNMVVAKGSFDGIISKPYSIAQLAKE; from the exons ATGACAACTTTAATGAATAAGATCttacttcttttcttcaataaATATTTCCTCTGttcaatttcttgttttattttatttttgaagaatATGGTTGAAAGAATGTCTAAAGCTTGTTGGTTAGTTGCTGCCATCATATTTACAGCGGCCACGGTGGTTTACGGACAACAAGCGCCGTGTTTCTTCGTTTTTGGAGACTCAATGTCCGATAATGGCAATAATAATAACTTGAAATCCGAGGCAAAAGTCAACTTTTCACCTTATGGTAATGACTTTCCTAAAGGCCCGACCGGCCGTTTTTCAAATGGCCGCACTATCCCTGATATTATCG GTGAATTATCCGGTTTTAAGGATTTTATACCGCCATTCGCCGAAGCATCACCTGAACAAGCTCACACCGGGATGAACTACGCTTCCGGTGGAAGTGGACTTCGTGAAGAAACTAGCGAACACTTG gGAGATAGAATCAGTATAAGAAAGCAACTACAAAATCACAAGACGTCCATAACGAAAGCGAATGTACCAGCAGAAAGATTGCAACAATGTCTCTACATGATCAACATTGGAAGCAACGATTACATCAACAATTACTTCATGTCAAAGCCGTACAACACTAAACGACGCTACACTCCTAAACAATACGCATATTCTCTCATTATTATTTACCGTTCCCACTTAAAG AATTTGCACCGTCTAGGAGCGAGGAAGGTGGCAGTTTTCGGACTCAGCCAGATTGGGTGCACACCAAAGATAATGAAGTCACACAGTGACGGTAAAATCTGTTCCCGCGAAGTGAATGAAGCAGTGAAGATTTTTAATAAGAACCTTGACGACCTTGTCATGGATTTCAATAAGAAGGTCAGAGGTGCAAAGTTTACCTACGTCGATCTTTTCTCCGGTGGAGATCCCCAAGCCTTCATTTTCCTAG GATTTAAGGTTGGAGGTAAGAGTTGTTGCACAGTAAACCCGGGGGAAGAACTTTGTGTCCCAAACCAGCCGGTTTGTGCAAACAGGACTGAATATGTCTTTTGGGATGATCTTCACAGCACGGAAGCCACTAATATGGTAGTGGCGAAGGGCTCGTTCGACGGAATCATAAGTAAACCGTATAGTATCGCCCAGCTTGCGAAGGAATAG